From a region of the Carassius auratus strain Wakin chromosome 31, ASM336829v1, whole genome shotgun sequence genome:
- the LOC113050384 gene encoding FYVE, RhoGEF and PH domain-containing protein 5-like isoform X1, producing MYFSMLHTNKSLRPPNSREHMTEMRRNIVLEQQGSRERKTEKTKHMEKTMQVEETEPGVIVEQGDELGCGDELAQGIDLDFVEGLEEGETFQTFKAEEESIDLLSDSCSKRDVDDNIETEQIEVEDTGTIAWRLTKNGVSTSHKRSNDVQLASNAVYGCTACTDRFLYDEICINKTFIEAFFPNGTFPGRMFSSEEDIDGMFPDICDAGEALADKDGLSECDLFEQTEPFQITETEESANGDVMMLTLEEGLNGSDLSSTSIEEEDDEIQLEKEQMDDKGNHYLSDDSASQDPSAAIDSPDCPSSKSEGETLLESDLTSFSNSSSSSQPFGSEMVSDDDVADANHNYCSKYVVKHDDAIPSTLNLDAINALSLIQQQPESQGRSLQQNQEEESVGEEQEEGVASDHLSRSEGKELTVDHVYEETEPKIQAKDFLQNRKYLMTRSISVETPRKRVDLMSSPETGNRRLMLHPGSFYTDQCSIGDSRPALTGSLGCLSQGTSKLVNATRVDIPPPFELASITKRPIRKSSPSLTNEVSASCKKPDFGFKRYLLPLRFLRKSDRKSVMDNRSISSRSSSESSPQGSCKRLDFIRHNIGSPDLQSTLDCNPSTSPSSFVFQKNRQKQGLNFTLNNDLASSTISMELGSLFEPHPLSKPRSFSSPNTDSSDYENVENAVSHYENVQIRLLNPVIQSQRNQSSTSDTDGYVDMSSLPGFQGRSQPSEQETDSLYTFCSPNVRQDGTVGVSVGVACTQEKKTKASDKLTVNCSRAFYSAKELLDSEAQHVKTLQLLCESVEADERIMTVWTELPDIYTLHQSIHTLLETRLKEWDQNESIAEIILAKKNEFSIFSSYISHYDEKLNYLEHIQSTLPDAVTLKKQLLQVIVRILQYRMLLTDYLNNLSPDSREFEKTQDALVVVSDIVHHVNDSLKNGADLLRLVHIEHSVLGLTDLLQPGRVFVKEGTLMKVSRKCKQPRHLFLMNDTMLYTYPQQDGKYRLINRLPLAGMEVSKPPIENGQTALKIDVKDISITLSANSCIERDGWFVTLNRTLVNLGPISGDPVDCFGLVDGPEICLGENAPPLLSVSQVTVCMNCHSHFSLTNRRHHCHACGKVVCRDCCRNKSPLKYMKNRRAKVCDHCYSELRKHDAATLTESCSRPLSSVFQNIHPSSLWKSRKGQLSFNQETVSEGVMSGTLQRCRNSKRSWRSLWFLLKDKVLYTYPQPEERVACETLPLMGFSVRSEVEGESSMFQLYNNSTLFYTFRAQDSHVAQRWVNAMEEATVL from the exons ATGTATTTCAGTATGCTTCACACTAACAAAAGCCTAAGGCCTCCAAACTCAAGAGAGCATATGACGGAAATGCGTAGAAATATAGTACTGGAACAGCAGGGGTCACGAGAGAGGAAGacagagaaaacaaaacatatgGAAAAGACAATGCAAGTAGAAGAGACCGAACCTGGTGTTATCGTGGAACAGGGAGATGAGTTAGGATGCGGGGATGAGTTAGCACAGGGAATTGATTTAGATTTTGTCGAGGGTTTAGAAGAAGGTGAGACATTTCAGACATTTAAGGCTGAGGAAGAGTCAATAGACCTTCTCTCTGATTCATGCAGTAAGAGAGATGTGGACGATAATATAGAGACAGAACAGATTGAAGTAGAGGACACTGGAACGATAGCATGGAGACTGACTAAAAATGGTGTATCAACATCACATAAAAGGTCTAATGATGTTCAGTTGGCTTCTAATGCAGTTTATGGATGCACTGCGTGCACAGACAGATTCCTGTATGATGAAATTTGCATAAATAAAACTTTCATTGAAGCATTTTTCCCAAATGGTACATTTCCAGGCAGAATGTTTTCCAGTGAAGAAGACATAGATGGGATGTTCCCTGATATCTGTGATGCTGGTGAGGCGTTAGCAGACAAAGATGGACTTTCCGAGTGTGACCTTTTTGAACAAACAGAACCTTTCCAAATAACAGAAACAGAGGAGAGCGCCAATGGAGATGTTATGATGCTTACTTTGGAGGAGGGATTGAACGGCTCTGATTTGTCTTCAACTTCCattgaggaagaggatgatgaaaTACAGTTAGAAAAAGAGCAAATGGATGATAAAGGAAACCATTATTTATCAGATGACAGTGCATCTCAGGATCCTTCAGCTGCTATTGACTCTCCTGACTGTCCTTCATCAAAGAGTGAAGGTGAAACTCTCCTTGAGTCCGATCTGACTTCTTTTTCaaattcttcttcttcctctcagCCATTTGGCTCTGAGATGGTCTCAGATGATGATGTAGCAGATGCAAATCACAACTACTGTAGCAAATATGTGGTTAAGCATGATGATGCCATACCTTCCACCTTAAATCTTGATGCCATCAACGCTCTTTCACTCATTCAGCAGCAACCTGAAAGCCAAGGCCGAAGTTTACAACAAAATCAAGAAGAAGAGAGTGTTGGGGAAGAACAAGAAGAAGGAGTTGCAAGTGACCACTTGAGTAGATCTGAGGGAAAAGAACTCACAGTAGATCATGTGTATGAAGAAACAGAGCCAAAAATCCAAGCTAAAGACTTCCTTCAGAACAGGAAGTACTTGATGACTCGCTCTATATCTGTGGAAACCCCCAGGAAGAGAGTTGACCTAATGAGTAGCCCTGAAACAGGAAATAGGCGGCTTATGCTACACCCAGGCTCCTTCTATACAGATCAGTGTTCAATCGGAGATAGTAGACCTGCACTGACAGGCTCATTAGGATGTCTTTCACAAGGCACCTCAAAATTAGTTAATGCCACACGAGTCGATATACCACCCCCTTTTGAACTTGCATCCATCACAAAACGACCAATCAGAAAAAGCTCTCCATCCCTCACGAACGAAGTCTCCGCTTCTTGCAAGAAGCCTGATTTTGGGTTCAAGCGATACCTTCTGCCATTACGATTCCTTAGGAAATCAGATCGTAAAAGTGTGATGGATAATCGCTCAATCTCCTCCAGGTCCTCGTCTGAGTCAAGTCCGCAAGGTTCATGCAAACGCTTGGACTTTATCAGGCATAACATTGGCAGCCCTGATTTGCAGAGCACTCTAGATTGCAATCCATCTACGTCACCTTCTTCCTTTGTCTTTCAAAAGAATAGACAAAAACAGGGACTAAACTTCACCCTTAATAATGATTTGGCTTCAAGCACCATTTCTATGGAACTAGGCTCCCTCTTTGAGCCCCATCCCCTTTCCAAACCTCGATCTTTTTCCTCTCCCAATACAGACTCTTCAGATTATGAGAATGTTGAAAATGCTGTGTCTCACTATGAGAATGTGCAAATTCGCCTCCTGAATCCAGTCATTCAGAGTCAACGAAATCAGAGTTCAACGAGTGATACTGATGGTTATGTGGATATGAGCAGTCTGCCAGGCTTCCAGGGCAGAAGTCAGCCATCTGAGCAAGAAACAGATAG CCTCTACACTTTCTGTTCTCCTAATGTGAGACAAGATGGAACAGTAGGTGTGTCTGTGGGTGTGGCTTGTACACAAGAGAAAAAGACCAAGGCATCTGACAAACTG ACTGTCAACTGTTCCAGGGCTTTCTATAGTGCCAAAGAGCTTCTGGATAGTGAGGCCCA GCATGTTAAGACTTTACAACTTCTCTGTGAG TCAGTTGAAGCAGATGAGAGGATAATGACAGTGTGGACAGAGCTACCTGATATTTATACTCTCCACCAAAGCATCCACACATTACTGGAGACTCGCCTTAAAGAATG GGATCAGAATGAAAGCATTGCTGAAATCATCCTGGCAAAGAAGAACGAGTTTTCCATTTTCTCTTCTTACATCAGTCATTATGATGAAAAATTGAATTATCTGGAACACATACAAAGCACA CTACCAGATGCAGTGACCCTAAAAAAGCAGTTGCTGCAGGTCATTGTGCGTATCCTGCAGTACCGTATGCTGCTAACAG ATTACCTGAACAACCTCTCACCAGACTCCAGAGAGTTTGAAAAAACACAAG ATGCTTTGGTTGTGGTCTCAGATATTGTGCATCATGTTAATGACAGCCTTAAGAATGGA gcgGATCTCCTGCGTTTGGTCCATATTGAACACAGTGTTCTGGGTCTGACAGATCTCCTACAGCCTGGAAGA GTGTTTGTGAAAGAGGGCACCTTGATGAAAGTCAGCAGAAAGTGCAAGCAGCCACGTCACCTTTTCTTG atgaATGACACAATGCTGTACACATATCCTCAGCAAGATGGCAAATACAGACTCATCAACAGATTACCTTTGGCAGGGATGGAG gTCAGCAAGCCACCTATAGAGAATGGTCAGACTGCACTGAAGATAGACGTTAAAGATATAAGCATCACTTTGTCTGCCAA CTCGTGCATCGAACGAGATGGCTGGTTTGTTACACTGAATCGGACATTAGTGAATCTTGGCCCCATATCAGGAGACCCAGTGGACTGTTTTGGG TTAGTGGACGGTCCAGAGATATGTCTGGGCGAGAACGCTCCTCCTCTTCTGTCTGTTTCCCAGGTGACAGTTTGCAtgaactgtcactcacatttcaGTCTTACAAACAGACGCCATCACTGCCATGCCTGCGGCAAG GTTGTTTGCAGAGATTGTTGCAGGAACAAATCCCCCCTCAAATACATGAAGAACAGACGTGCCAAAGTGTGTGATCATTGTTACAGTGAGCTTCGTAAGCATG ATGCTGCCACACTAACAGAGAGCTGCAGTCGACCTCTCTCTTCTGTCTTCCAAAACATTCATCCATCAAGTCTATGGAAGAGCCGCAAAGGCCAACTGTCGTTCAACCAG GAAACAGTGTCCGAGGGGGTGATGAGTGGAACGCTGCAGAGGTGCAGGAACAGCAAGAGAAGTTGGAGAAGCCTGTGGTTCCTCCTAAAAGATAAAGTTCTCTACACATACCCACAGCCTGAG GAGAGGGTTGCATGCGAGACCCTCCCTCTGATGGGTTTCTCTGTAAGGTCAGAGGTTGAAGGGGAGAGCAGCATGTTTCAGCTGTACAACAACAGCACTCTCTTCTATACTTTCAGAGCCCAGGACAGTCACGTTGCACAAAG gTGGGTCAATGCCATGGAAGAGGCTACAGTCCTGTAG
- the LOC113050384 gene encoding FYVE, RhoGEF and PH domain-containing protein 5-like isoform X2, producing the protein MFSSEEDIDGMFPDICDAGEALADKDGLSECDLFEQTEPFQITETEESANGDVMMLTLEEGLNGSDLSSTSIEEEDDEIQLEKEQMDDKGNHYLSDDSASQDPSAAIDSPDCPSSKSEGETLLESDLTSFSNSSSSSQPFGSEMVSDDDVADANHNYCSKYVVKHDDAIPSTLNLDAINALSLIQQQPESQGRSLQQNQEEESVGEEQEEGVASDHLSRSEGKELTVDHVYEETEPKIQAKDFLQNRKYLMTRSISVETPRKRVDLMSSPETGNRRLMLHPGSFYTDQCSIGDSRPALTGSLGCLSQGTSKLVNATRVDIPPPFELASITKRPIRKSSPSLTNEVSASCKKPDFGFKRYLLPLRFLRKSDRKSVMDNRSISSRSSSESSPQGSCKRLDFIRHNIGSPDLQSTLDCNPSTSPSSFVFQKNRQKQGLNFTLNNDLASSTISMELGSLFEPHPLSKPRSFSSPNTDSSDYENVENAVSHYENVQIRLLNPVIQSQRNQSSTSDTDGYVDMSSLPGFQGRSQPSEQETDSLYTFCSPNVRQDGTVGVSVGVACTQEKKTKASDKLTVNCSRAFYSAKELLDSEAQHVKTLQLLCESVEADERIMTVWTELPDIYTLHQSIHTLLETRLKEWDQNESIAEIILAKKNEFSIFSSYISHYDEKLNYLEHIQSTLPDAVTLKKQLLQVIVRILQYRMLLTDYLNNLSPDSREFEKTQDALVVVSDIVHHVNDSLKNGADLLRLVHIEHSVLGLTDLLQPGRVFVKEGTLMKVSRKCKQPRHLFLMNDTMLYTYPQQDGKYRLINRLPLAGMEVSKPPIENGQTALKIDVKDISITLSANSCIERDGWFVTLNRTLVNLGPISGDPVDCFGLVDGPEICLGENAPPLLSVSQVTVCMNCHSHFSLTNRRHHCHACGKVVCRDCCRNKSPLKYMKNRRAKVCDHCYSELRKHDAATLTESCSRPLSSVFQNIHPSSLWKSRKGQLSFNQETVSEGVMSGTLQRCRNSKRSWRSLWFLLKDKVLYTYPQPEERVACETLPLMGFSVRSEVEGESSMFQLYNNSTLFYTFRAQDSHVAQRWVNAMEEATVL; encoded by the exons ATGTTTTCCAGTGAAGAAGACATAGATGGGATGTTCCCTGATATCTGTGATGCTGGTGAGGCGTTAGCAGACAAAGATGGACTTTCCGAGTGTGACCTTTTTGAACAAACAGAACCTTTCCAAATAACAGAAACAGAGGAGAGCGCCAATGGAGATGTTATGATGCTTACTTTGGAGGAGGGATTGAACGGCTCTGATTTGTCTTCAACTTCCattgaggaagaggatgatgaaaTACAGTTAGAAAAAGAGCAAATGGATGATAAAGGAAACCATTATTTATCAGATGACAGTGCATCTCAGGATCCTTCAGCTGCTATTGACTCTCCTGACTGTCCTTCATCAAAGAGTGAAGGTGAAACTCTCCTTGAGTCCGATCTGACTTCTTTTTCaaattcttcttcttcctctcagCCATTTGGCTCTGAGATGGTCTCAGATGATGATGTAGCAGATGCAAATCACAACTACTGTAGCAAATATGTGGTTAAGCATGATGATGCCATACCTTCCACCTTAAATCTTGATGCCATCAACGCTCTTTCACTCATTCAGCAGCAACCTGAAAGCCAAGGCCGAAGTTTACAACAAAATCAAGAAGAAGAGAGTGTTGGGGAAGAACAAGAAGAAGGAGTTGCAAGTGACCACTTGAGTAGATCTGAGGGAAAAGAACTCACAGTAGATCATGTGTATGAAGAAACAGAGCCAAAAATCCAAGCTAAAGACTTCCTTCAGAACAGGAAGTACTTGATGACTCGCTCTATATCTGTGGAAACCCCCAGGAAGAGAGTTGACCTAATGAGTAGCCCTGAAACAGGAAATAGGCGGCTTATGCTACACCCAGGCTCCTTCTATACAGATCAGTGTTCAATCGGAGATAGTAGACCTGCACTGACAGGCTCATTAGGATGTCTTTCACAAGGCACCTCAAAATTAGTTAATGCCACACGAGTCGATATACCACCCCCTTTTGAACTTGCATCCATCACAAAACGACCAATCAGAAAAAGCTCTCCATCCCTCACGAACGAAGTCTCCGCTTCTTGCAAGAAGCCTGATTTTGGGTTCAAGCGATACCTTCTGCCATTACGATTCCTTAGGAAATCAGATCGTAAAAGTGTGATGGATAATCGCTCAATCTCCTCCAGGTCCTCGTCTGAGTCAAGTCCGCAAGGTTCATGCAAACGCTTGGACTTTATCAGGCATAACATTGGCAGCCCTGATTTGCAGAGCACTCTAGATTGCAATCCATCTACGTCACCTTCTTCCTTTGTCTTTCAAAAGAATAGACAAAAACAGGGACTAAACTTCACCCTTAATAATGATTTGGCTTCAAGCACCATTTCTATGGAACTAGGCTCCCTCTTTGAGCCCCATCCCCTTTCCAAACCTCGATCTTTTTCCTCTCCCAATACAGACTCTTCAGATTATGAGAATGTTGAAAATGCTGTGTCTCACTATGAGAATGTGCAAATTCGCCTCCTGAATCCAGTCATTCAGAGTCAACGAAATCAGAGTTCAACGAGTGATACTGATGGTTATGTGGATATGAGCAGTCTGCCAGGCTTCCAGGGCAGAAGTCAGCCATCTGAGCAAGAAACAGATAG CCTCTACACTTTCTGTTCTCCTAATGTGAGACAAGATGGAACAGTAGGTGTGTCTGTGGGTGTGGCTTGTACACAAGAGAAAAAGACCAAGGCATCTGACAAACTG ACTGTCAACTGTTCCAGGGCTTTCTATAGTGCCAAAGAGCTTCTGGATAGTGAGGCCCA GCATGTTAAGACTTTACAACTTCTCTGTGAG TCAGTTGAAGCAGATGAGAGGATAATGACAGTGTGGACAGAGCTACCTGATATTTATACTCTCCACCAAAGCATCCACACATTACTGGAGACTCGCCTTAAAGAATG GGATCAGAATGAAAGCATTGCTGAAATCATCCTGGCAAAGAAGAACGAGTTTTCCATTTTCTCTTCTTACATCAGTCATTATGATGAAAAATTGAATTATCTGGAACACATACAAAGCACA CTACCAGATGCAGTGACCCTAAAAAAGCAGTTGCTGCAGGTCATTGTGCGTATCCTGCAGTACCGTATGCTGCTAACAG ATTACCTGAACAACCTCTCACCAGACTCCAGAGAGTTTGAAAAAACACAAG ATGCTTTGGTTGTGGTCTCAGATATTGTGCATCATGTTAATGACAGCCTTAAGAATGGA gcgGATCTCCTGCGTTTGGTCCATATTGAACACAGTGTTCTGGGTCTGACAGATCTCCTACAGCCTGGAAGA GTGTTTGTGAAAGAGGGCACCTTGATGAAAGTCAGCAGAAAGTGCAAGCAGCCACGTCACCTTTTCTTG atgaATGACACAATGCTGTACACATATCCTCAGCAAGATGGCAAATACAGACTCATCAACAGATTACCTTTGGCAGGGATGGAG gTCAGCAAGCCACCTATAGAGAATGGTCAGACTGCACTGAAGATAGACGTTAAAGATATAAGCATCACTTTGTCTGCCAA CTCGTGCATCGAACGAGATGGCTGGTTTGTTACACTGAATCGGACATTAGTGAATCTTGGCCCCATATCAGGAGACCCAGTGGACTGTTTTGGG TTAGTGGACGGTCCAGAGATATGTCTGGGCGAGAACGCTCCTCCTCTTCTGTCTGTTTCCCAGGTGACAGTTTGCAtgaactgtcactcacatttcaGTCTTACAAACAGACGCCATCACTGCCATGCCTGCGGCAAG GTTGTTTGCAGAGATTGTTGCAGGAACAAATCCCCCCTCAAATACATGAAGAACAGACGTGCCAAAGTGTGTGATCATTGTTACAGTGAGCTTCGTAAGCATG ATGCTGCCACACTAACAGAGAGCTGCAGTCGACCTCTCTCTTCTGTCTTCCAAAACATTCATCCATCAAGTCTATGGAAGAGCCGCAAAGGCCAACTGTCGTTCAACCAG GAAACAGTGTCCGAGGGGGTGATGAGTGGAACGCTGCAGAGGTGCAGGAACAGCAAGAGAAGTTGGAGAAGCCTGTGGTTCCTCCTAAAAGATAAAGTTCTCTACACATACCCACAGCCTGAG GAGAGGGTTGCATGCGAGACCCTCCCTCTGATGGGTTTCTCTGTAAGGTCAGAGGTTGAAGGGGAGAGCAGCATGTTTCAGCTGTACAACAACAGCACTCTCTTCTATACTTTCAGAGCCCAGGACAGTCACGTTGCACAAAG gTGGGTCAATGCCATGGAAGAGGCTACAGTCCTGTAG